A genomic segment from Acyrthosiphon pisum isolate AL4f chromosome A3, pea_aphid_22Mar2018_4r6ur, whole genome shotgun sequence encodes:
- the LOC100160939 gene encoding cytochrome c oxidase subunit 6C, protein MSAGAVVQKLAKPQLRGLYDKKTKFHLVFSVVLSIGVGVAYKYGIGEPRKKAYAEFYKNYDAEKDFERMRKLGLFSSCPADD, encoded by the exons ATGTCTGCCGGAGCTGTGGTACAAAAATTAGCAAAACCACAATTACGTGGACTTTATGATAAGAAAACCAAGTTCCACCTTGTGTTTAGTGTTGTACTATCCATTGGAGTTGGCGTGGCATACAAATATGGCATTGGTGAACCCCGTAAGAAGGCTTACGCAGAATTTtacaa aaactatGATGCAGAAAAGGACTTTGAAAGAATGAGGAAATTAGGACTTTTCTCATCTTGCCCTGCCGATGATTAA